One genomic window of Carassius gibelio isolate Cgi1373 ecotype wild population from Czech Republic chromosome A10, carGib1.2-hapl.c, whole genome shotgun sequence includes the following:
- the LOC128021378 gene encoding solute carrier family 35 member E4-like translates to MLHPLFVVFVWWVTGTTISSLNKWIFAVYNFRYPLLLSALHMLTAILVDYGLIKCRVIRHRGVGEQDLTTSAKCKVFLLSLTFCASIAFGNVGLNYVQVSFAQMIYTTTPLFTLAISTLILGKHHHFLKYTAMMLICLGAALSIKGEVQFDQTGCLYVFAATMLRGVKTIQQSNLLQEEKINSVFLLYLMSIPSFCILAVATLALENWAALQSPFQYDHHLWGFILLSCLGSVLYNLTSCCVITLTSAAELHILGNLNVVGNLLLSQLMFEQELTALSCAGAVLTLSGVIIYQNSEIIEAYIDTWRARTPTGGSGEDVACDSSISETPEPCSEEELSAEERTDNQVHEKSD, encoded by the exons ATGCTGCACCCCTTGTTCGTTGTGTTCGTGTGGTGGGTGACGGGCACCACTATATCCAGCCTCAACAAATGGATATTCGCCGTGTACAATTTCAGATACCCGCTGCTCCTGTCAGCCCTCCACATGTTGACGGCAATCTTGGTGGACTACGGACTGATCAAGTGCAGGGTGATCCGACACAGAGGCGTCGGGGAGCAGGATTTAACCACCAGCGCCAAATGCAAGGTGTTCCTGCTGAGCTTGACCTTCTGTGCCAGTATCGCGTTTGGCAACGTGGGACTCAATTATGTGCAGGTCTCGTTCGCGCAGATGATCTACACCACAACGCCGCTGTTCACGCTGGCTATCTCCACTCTGATTCTGGGGAAGCACCACCACTTCCTGAAGTACACCGCGATGATGCTCATCTGCCTCGGGGCGGCGTTAAGCATCAAGGGCGAGGTCCAGTTCGACCAGACCGGCTGCCTGTACGTGTTCGCCGCCACCATGCTAAGAGGCGTAAAAACCATTCAACAAA GCAACTTGCTCCAGGAGGAGAAGATCAACTCTGTCTTCCTGCTGTATCTGATGTCCATCCCCAGCTTCTGCATCCTGGCCGTAGCCACCCTGGCTCTGGAGAACTGGGCCGCGCTGCAGTCCCCTTTCCAGTATGACCACCACCTCTGGGGTTTCATCTTGCTCAGCTGCCTGGGCTCAGTGCTTTACAACCTGACCAGCTGCTGTGTCATCACCCTGACCTCCGCTGCCGAGCTGCACATCCTGGGGAACCTGAATGTGGTGGGGAACCTGCTGCTGTCCCAGCTGATGTTTGAGCAGGAGCTGACGGCTCTTAGCTGTGCAGGAGCTGTGCTCACCCTCTCAGGCGTGATCATCTACCAGAACTCAGAGATCATTGAAGCTTACATCGACACATGGAGAGCCAGGACACCAACCGGTGGCAGTGGAGAGGACGTGGCTTGTGACTCGAGCATATCAGAGACTCCAGAACCTTGTTCAGAAGAAGAATTATCTGCAGAAGAGAGGACAGATAATCAGGTCCATGAGAAATCAGACTGA